One Carassius gibelio isolate Cgi1373 ecotype wild population from Czech Republic chromosome B18, carGib1.2-hapl.c, whole genome shotgun sequence DNA segment encodes these proteins:
- the LOC127977218 gene encoding small acidic protein: MSSSDETCKGTKRPASPDESGAAQWESADLGTDERKQKFLRLMGAGKKEHTGRLVIGDHKSTSHFRSGAEDQKITTELEHQYRQGLDGKLSGRNRRHCGLGFSEPDPPAESASAAVPEKSDSSEKTPEQPSEPDKEEKTHSSDTEPEKQELHTDSKEDKKKTFKMAFVKST, translated from the exons ATGAGTTCTTCAGACGAAACATGTAAAGGCACGAAACGACCCGCATCTCCAGATGAA TCTGGAGCTGCACAATGGGAATCAGCAGATTTAGGGACAGACGAAAGGAAGCAGAAGTTTTTGAGGCTGATGGGAGCAGGAAAG AAAGAGCACACTGGACGCCTTGTTATTGGGGATCACAAGTCAACTTCCCATTTCCGCAGCG GGGCAGAGGATCAGAAGATTACCACAGAGCTCGAGCACCAGTATCGGCAGGGTCTGGATGGGAAGTTATCAGGAAGGAATAGGAGACACTGTGGACTGGGCTTCAGTGAG CCCGATCCACCTGCTGAGAGTGCGAGCGCCGCTGTGCCAGAGAAGTCAGACAGTTCAGAAAAGACCCCTGAACAACCATCAGAACCAGACAAGGAGGAGAAAACGCATTCATCCGACACAGAGCCCGAGAAACAGGAACTGCACACAGACTCAAAGGAGGACAAGAAAAAgacttttaaaatggcttttgTAAAATCCACATAA
- the LOC127977216 gene encoding CD81 antigen-like, giving the protein MAVTGCSQCIKYMLFFLNFIFWLAGGVILGVALWLRHDSQTSHLLMQQFEGNQAPGTFHISVYVLIAIGAVMMFVGFLGCYGAIQESQCLLGTFFTCLVILFACEVAAGLWGFINRDTISTELINFYDAAYIKAVDPVDSPSRQAASKVLMAFHDSLDCCGKGDENQLFTAVQASLCPKKKFPLDHLNSQSCHTKLRDLFTEKLHIIGLAALVIAVIMVFEMIFTMVLCCAIRNAPAY; this is encoded by the exons ATGGCTGTTACCGGCTGCTCTCAGTGCATCAAATATATGCTCTTCTTCTTAAACTTCATTTTCTGg CTGGCTGGTGGAGTTATTTTGGGTGTAGCTTTATGGCTTCGCCATGACAGTCAAACCAGCCACCTCCTAATGCAGCAGTTTGAGGGGAATCAAGCACCAGGAACCTTTCATATCA GTGTGTATGTTCTCATAGCGATTGGGGCTGTAATGATGTTTGTGGGGTTCCTTGGTTGTTATGGAGCTATTCAAGAATCTCAGTGTCTCTTAGGAACG tTCTTCACATGTTTAGTGATCCTCTTCGCCTGTGAGGTGGCAGCAGGACTATGGGGCTTTATTAACAGGGACACG ATCTCTACGGAGCTCATTAACTTCTATGATGCTGCATACATTAAAGCTGTGGATCCTGTGGACTCACCATCCAGACAGGCAGCTTCCAAAGTTCTGATGGCATTCCATGACTCC CTGGATTGCTGTGGTAAAGGGGATGAAAATCAACTTTTCACAGCTGTCCAGGCCTCTCTGTGCCCCAAAAAGAAATTCCCACTTGACCATCTCAACTCCCAG AGTTGCCACACGAAGCTAAGGGACCTGTTCACTGAGAAACTCCATATCATTGGATTGGCCGCCCTAGTGATTGCTGTCATTATG GTTTTTGAGATGATCTTCACCATGGTCCTCTGCTGTGCAATCCGCAATGCTCCTGCATACTGA
- the LOC127977204 gene encoding E3 ubiquitin/ISG15 ligase TRIM25 isoform X1 codes for MGASNGTPLKCPLCHEECREQVTLACAHSFCRVCIRELWSGSQTGPYYCPECRYEYQHLPDFTDGASTSAATPYTLDWPFAKKLYNRHSKKHRKRKFKSAFHSGGYRLGSVPSNNTRSDYDEDSSIPRKRKATADECSSGSQFPSMVWGTTTTNDTSSQRTPPHTDEITSPRIESSPERNTGSSKQDQHPEASCSDSGSPRMSNTPQGEKPPSPAARASSHTPGRQETDFNSGEPLSISAAASSDRLSRSSSVPCHYCPSSEQKVAVKTCLVCGASMCSEHLRAHLEKPVFQNHPLVNAVEDVSLWRCQEHQEMNRIYCRSCAVCVCTVCSLVGSHKGHECISIREAEQELRGSLKNEMQKIQTTEKSIQEKVSELREKKRGVQAELEDARAAVLQQYQAMRMTLEQEEEQALLCVTQEEDRVLGSIEKQLDTLQGALISSQSILNTLQGMTHAEGASQYQDQAFIMEYSKMAGRLTELSDPVQNLETPEEINHIRLDCLNDWTERRLETVLVSLPHRDPFRLLYGISPTLDPDTVHPKLLLSDENRTVQYSETQQDYPEQESRFNIFPQVLGSRAIDGGCCYWEVEVSQDEGRWKVGVCDGQIGRKGQKDICRIGFYPNSWCLIYEKGKVEALHDKIASPVCSAELWKVGVLLNFSEGLLSFYRVAREGSLSFLYSFEHTFTEPLYPALAVSKTQLSICDIFTKTTTD; via the exons ATGGGCGCATCTAATGGGACACCTCTGAAGTGTCCTCTGTGTCATGAGGAGTGTCGGGAGCAGGTGACGCTGGCCTGCGCTCACAGCTTCTGTCGGGTTTGTATCAGAGAGCTGTGGAGCGGATCTCAGACCGGACCTTATTACTGCCCCGAGTGTAGATACGAGTACCAGCACCTGCCGGACTTTACTGACGGAGCGTCTACATCTGCAGCCACACCATACACAC TAGACTGGCCGTTTGCAAAGAAGCTGTACAAccggcactcaaagaaacacagGAAGAGGAAGTTCAAATCAGCGTTCCACAGTGGTGGATACAGACTGGGCTCAGTCCCATCTAATAACACCAGAAGTGACTATGATGAAGACTCATCAATACCACGGAAAAGAAAGGCCACAGCAGACGAGTGCTCGTCTGGAAGCCAGTTTCCATCAATGGTTTGGGGGACCACCACTACGAATGACACATCCTCACAACGCACACCTCCACACACAGATGAGATCACGTCTCCTCGTATAGAATCATCTCCTGAGAGGAACACAGGTTCCTCTAAGCAAGACCAGCATCCTGAAGCTTCCTGCAGCGACAGCGGCTCACCCAGGATGAGCAACACACCTCAGGGAGAGAAACCCCCCTCACCAGCAGCCAGGGCCTCCTCTCATACACCTGGAAGACAGGAAACAGATTTTAACAGTGGAGAGCCCCTCAGTATCTCAGCAGCAGCATCATCAGACAGACTTTCCAGGAGCAGTTCTGTGCCTTGCCATTACTGTCCCAGTTCAgaacagaaggtggcggtaaAGACCTGCCTGGTTTGTGGGGCCTCCATGTGCTCCGAGCACCTGCGGGCACACCTGGAAAAGCCGGTTTTCCAGAACCACCCGCTGGTGAACGCTGTGGAGGATGTGTCTCTGTGGAGATGCCAGGAGCACCAGGAGATGAACCGGATCTACTGTCGAtcgtgtgcagtgtgtgtgtgcacggtgTGTTCCCTGGTCGGGTCGCACAAGGGGCACGAGTGCATCAGCATCCGCGAGGCAGAGCAGGAGCTCAGG GGTTCACTAAAGAATGAGatgcaaaaaatacaaacaacTGAGAAGTCCATTCAGGAAAAAGTCTCTGAGCTCCGTGAGAAAAAACGTGGTGTCCAG GCGGAGCTGGAGGACGCGCGGGCGGCCGTATTGCAGCAGTATCAGGCCATGCGGATGACTCTGGAGCAAGAGGAGGAGCAGGCTTTACTCTGTGTGACCCAGGAAGAGGACAGAGTGCTGGGAAGCATTGAGAAGCAGCTGGACACATTACAGGGTGCCCTGATCTCTAGCCAGAGCATATTAAACACCCTGCAGGGAATGACCCATGCTGAAGGGGCGTCACAGTACCAAGACCAGGCCTTCATCATG GAATACAGCAAGATGGCGGGACG CCTGACTGAATTGTCTGATCCTGTTCAAAATCTTGAGACTCCGGAAGAGATAAACCATATCCGTCTGGACTGTCTCAATGATTGGACCGAGAGGAGACTGGAGACTGTGCTCGTATCACTGCCTCATCGAGACCCTTTCAGACTGCTGT ATGGGATAAGCCCAACTCTAGATCCTGATACGGTCCATCCCAAGCTGCTGCTGTCGGATGAGAACAGGACGGTGCAGTACAGCGAGACCCAGCAGGACTACCCCGAGCAGGAGTCCCGCTTCAACATTTTCCCTCAGGTGCTGGGCTCTCGTGCCATAGACGGAGGCTGCTGCTACTGGGAAGTGGAGGTCTCTCAGGATGAGGGCCGCTGGAAGGTGGGGGTCTGTGATGGACAGATTGGCAGAAAGGGGCAAAAGGACATCTGCCGTATTGGTTTCTACCCTAATTCTTGGTGTTTAATATACGAGAAGGGAAAGGTGGAAGCCCTGCATGATAAGATAGCTTCACCCGTGTGTTCCGCTGAACTCTGGAAGGTCGGGGTGCTGCTGAATTTTAGTGAGGGTCTCTTGTCTTTTTATAGGGTGGCCAGGGAGGgatctctttcttttctctaCAGTTTTGAGCATACATTCACTGAGCCACTATATCCGGCTCTGGCGGTTTCTAAAACTCAGCTCAGCATCTGTGACATATTTACCAAGACCACTACAGACTAG
- the LOC127977204 gene encoding E3 ubiquitin/ISG15 ligase TRIM25 isoform X2 has protein sequence MGASNGTPLKCPLCHEECREQVTLACAHSFCRVCIRELWSGSQTGPYYCPECRYEYQHLPDFTDGASTSAATPYTHWPFAKKLYNRHSKKHRKRKFKSAFHSGGYRLGSVPSNNTRSDYDEDSSIPRKRKATADECSSGSQFPSMVWGTTTTNDTSSQRTPPHTDEITSPRIESSPERNTGSSKQDQHPEASCSDSGSPRMSNTPQGEKPPSPAARASSHTPGRQETDFNSGEPLSISAAASSDRLSRSSSVPCHYCPSSEQKVAVKTCLVCGASMCSEHLRAHLEKPVFQNHPLVNAVEDVSLWRCQEHQEMNRIYCRSCAVCVCTVCSLVGSHKGHECISIREAEQELRGSLKNEMQKIQTTEKSIQEKVSELREKKRGVQAELEDARAAVLQQYQAMRMTLEQEEEQALLCVTQEEDRVLGSIEKQLDTLQGALISSQSILNTLQGMTHAEGASQYQDQAFIMEYSKMAGRLTELSDPVQNLETPEEINHIRLDCLNDWTERRLETVLVSLPHRDPFRLLYGISPTLDPDTVHPKLLLSDENRTVQYSETQQDYPEQESRFNIFPQVLGSRAIDGGCCYWEVEVSQDEGRWKVGVCDGQIGRKGQKDICRIGFYPNSWCLIYEKGKVEALHDKIASPVCSAELWKVGVLLNFSEGLLSFYRVAREGSLSFLYSFEHTFTEPLYPALAVSKTQLSICDIFTKTTTD, from the exons ATGGGCGCATCTAATGGGACACCTCTGAAGTGTCCTCTGTGTCATGAGGAGTGTCGGGAGCAGGTGACGCTGGCCTGCGCTCACAGCTTCTGTCGGGTTTGTATCAGAGAGCTGTGGAGCGGATCTCAGACCGGACCTTATTACTGCCCCGAGTGTAGATACGAGTACCAGCACCTGCCGGACTTTACTGACGGAGCGTCTACATCTGCAGCCACACCATACACAC ACTGGCCGTTTGCAAAGAAGCTGTACAAccggcactcaaagaaacacagGAAGAGGAAGTTCAAATCAGCGTTCCACAGTGGTGGATACAGACTGGGCTCAGTCCCATCTAATAACACCAGAAGTGACTATGATGAAGACTCATCAATACCACGGAAAAGAAAGGCCACAGCAGACGAGTGCTCGTCTGGAAGCCAGTTTCCATCAATGGTTTGGGGGACCACCACTACGAATGACACATCCTCACAACGCACACCTCCACACACAGATGAGATCACGTCTCCTCGTATAGAATCATCTCCTGAGAGGAACACAGGTTCCTCTAAGCAAGACCAGCATCCTGAAGCTTCCTGCAGCGACAGCGGCTCACCCAGGATGAGCAACACACCTCAGGGAGAGAAACCCCCCTCACCAGCAGCCAGGGCCTCCTCTCATACACCTGGAAGACAGGAAACAGATTTTAACAGTGGAGAGCCCCTCAGTATCTCAGCAGCAGCATCATCAGACAGACTTTCCAGGAGCAGTTCTGTGCCTTGCCATTACTGTCCCAGTTCAgaacagaaggtggcggtaaAGACCTGCCTGGTTTGTGGGGCCTCCATGTGCTCCGAGCACCTGCGGGCACACCTGGAAAAGCCGGTTTTCCAGAACCACCCGCTGGTGAACGCTGTGGAGGATGTGTCTCTGTGGAGATGCCAGGAGCACCAGGAGATGAACCGGATCTACTGTCGAtcgtgtgcagtgtgtgtgtgcacggtgTGTTCCCTGGTCGGGTCGCACAAGGGGCACGAGTGCATCAGCATCCGCGAGGCAGAGCAGGAGCTCAGG GGTTCACTAAAGAATGAGatgcaaaaaatacaaacaacTGAGAAGTCCATTCAGGAAAAAGTCTCTGAGCTCCGTGAGAAAAAACGTGGTGTCCAG GCGGAGCTGGAGGACGCGCGGGCGGCCGTATTGCAGCAGTATCAGGCCATGCGGATGACTCTGGAGCAAGAGGAGGAGCAGGCTTTACTCTGTGTGACCCAGGAAGAGGACAGAGTGCTGGGAAGCATTGAGAAGCAGCTGGACACATTACAGGGTGCCCTGATCTCTAGCCAGAGCATATTAAACACCCTGCAGGGAATGACCCATGCTGAAGGGGCGTCACAGTACCAAGACCAGGCCTTCATCATG GAATACAGCAAGATGGCGGGACG CCTGACTGAATTGTCTGATCCTGTTCAAAATCTTGAGACTCCGGAAGAGATAAACCATATCCGTCTGGACTGTCTCAATGATTGGACCGAGAGGAGACTGGAGACTGTGCTCGTATCACTGCCTCATCGAGACCCTTTCAGACTGCTGT ATGGGATAAGCCCAACTCTAGATCCTGATACGGTCCATCCCAAGCTGCTGCTGTCGGATGAGAACAGGACGGTGCAGTACAGCGAGACCCAGCAGGACTACCCCGAGCAGGAGTCCCGCTTCAACATTTTCCCTCAGGTGCTGGGCTCTCGTGCCATAGACGGAGGCTGCTGCTACTGGGAAGTGGAGGTCTCTCAGGATGAGGGCCGCTGGAAGGTGGGGGTCTGTGATGGACAGATTGGCAGAAAGGGGCAAAAGGACATCTGCCGTATTGGTTTCTACCCTAATTCTTGGTGTTTAATATACGAGAAGGGAAAGGTGGAAGCCCTGCATGATAAGATAGCTTCACCCGTGTGTTCCGCTGAACTCTGGAAGGTCGGGGTGCTGCTGAATTTTAGTGAGGGTCTCTTGTCTTTTTATAGGGTGGCCAGGGAGGgatctctttcttttctctaCAGTTTTGAGCATACATTCACTGAGCCACTATATCCGGCTCTGGCGGTTTCTAAAACTCAGCTCAGCATCTGTGACATATTTACCAAGACCACTACAGACTAG